The Candidatus Dependentiae bacterium genome includes a window with the following:
- the mutL gene encoding DNA mismatch repair endonuclease MutL — translation MGKIRQLPPHEAHKIAAGEVVERPASVIKELVENSIDAGATAISIFIKDTGKTLIRIVDNGCGMNQEDAELCFSHHATSKITSVDELSSIASFGFRGEALSSISAVSKVSLVTKEAAQSGGILIERENGVNTISTVAAQTGTDIAIHDLFYNVPARKKFLKSDQTELRQIVQLFQALCFDYPQIHFKLYSQDALSYNCPPTETLLQRAQQILDPHVSNSLVELEPYQNGSFTIQGVISDHQLYRYDRSLLFFFVNQRWVKNSGLSKACVKGYLNILPPDKFPVALLKIEIDKQQVDINVHPRKEEVAFLHPRILENAIQEIVKKSLSLRFIPEKKESISQPMQFPPQLNSAAPSAQSSFSPQPTFARTINFDYLSPAPFTVPVFTKSKEIDEIVLPTPAIQAEEIESLDIQIPINEETPLRLIGTFAQTYLVIEQENGLLLIDQHAAHERILYEQFRSRFGQLPTIQLLFPDVLELSSNEIETVVEYKDFFAQHGIILDQLSKTHIAIQAIPAHLKNASRQDLIKESLALITEHLELPKEEFFKKAHEKMHAQMACKAAVKAGDQLSVEQQQELIAQLEKCENQIACPHGRPTRWLLSTYEIEKKFKRKL, via the coding sequence ATGGGAAAAATCAGACAATTACCGCCTCACGAGGCGCACAAAATTGCGGCTGGAGAAGTTGTCGAACGGCCAGCTAGCGTCATTAAAGAGCTTGTAGAAAATTCGATTGATGCAGGCGCTACTGCGATATCTATTTTTATCAAAGATACAGGAAAAACATTAATTCGCATCGTGGATAATGGATGCGGGATGAATCAAGAAGACGCTGAACTTTGTTTTTCTCATCACGCAACGAGCAAAATTACATCGGTCGACGAACTTTCTTCAATAGCAAGTTTTGGATTTCGGGGTGAAGCACTCAGCAGTATATCGGCTGTTAGCAAAGTTTCACTCGTGACAAAGGAAGCAGCTCAATCGGGCGGAATATTAATCGAGCGTGAAAATGGCGTTAATACGATTTCTACCGTAGCGGCACAAACCGGCACAGACATTGCAATTCATGATCTTTTTTATAATGTTCCCGCACGAAAAAAATTTTTAAAAAGCGATCAAACCGAATTGCGCCAAATAGTGCAACTTTTTCAGGCGCTTTGTTTTGACTATCCTCAGATTCATTTTAAATTATATTCGCAGGATGCTCTGAGCTACAACTGCCCTCCAACAGAAACATTATTGCAACGCGCACAACAAATTCTTGATCCACATGTTTCAAATTCTCTCGTTGAGCTTGAACCGTACCAAAATGGCTCATTCACTATTCAAGGTGTAATATCTGATCATCAACTTTATCGCTATGATCGAAGTTTGCTTTTTTTCTTTGTTAATCAGCGATGGGTAAAAAATAGCGGCCTTTCAAAAGCATGCGTAAAAGGATATCTCAACATCCTGCCTCCTGATAAATTTCCTGTGGCCTTATTAAAAATCGAGATTGATAAGCAGCAGGTTGATATCAATGTTCATCCTCGCAAAGAAGAGGTCGCTTTCTTGCATCCGCGAATTTTAGAAAATGCGATTCAAGAAATAGTGAAGAAATCACTTTCGCTGAGATTCATTCCTGAAAAAAAAGAATCGATCTCACAACCGATGCAGTTTCCTCCGCAACTCAATTCTGCTGCACCGTCAGCACAATCAAGCTTTTCACCACAGCCAACATTTGCGCGCACAATCAATTTTGATTATTTATCTCCCGCGCCGTTCACTGTACCGGTATTTACCAAATCCAAAGAGATAGATGAAATTGTTTTGCCAACGCCGGCTATTCAAGCAGAAGAAATTGAATCTTTAGATATACAAATTCCAATAAATGAAGAAACACCTTTGCGCTTAATTGGCACCTTCGCGCAAACCTACCTTGTAATCGAACAAGAAAATGGATTACTGCTTATTGATCAACATGCAGCGCATGAGCGGATTCTTTATGAACAATTTAGATCTCGTTTTGGGCAATTACCAACTATTCAATTGCTCTTTCCTGATGTGCTTGAGCTTTCATCTAATGAAATTGAAACAGTGGTAGAATATAAAGATTTTTTTGCGCAGCATGGAATTATTCTAGACCAATTAAGCAAAACTCATATCGCGATTCAGGCGATACCCGCACATTTAAAAAATGCATCGCGCCAAGATCTTATTAAAGAATCGCTCGCTCTCATTACAGAGCATCTTGAACTTCCCAAGGAAGAATTTTTCAAAAAAGCGCATGAAAAAATGCACGCTCAAATGGCTTGCAAGGCTGCAGTAAAAGCTGGTGATCAATTATCAGTTGAGCAACAACAAGAACTTATTGCACAGCTTGAGAAATGCGAAAATCAGATCGCATGCCCGCATGGCAGGCCAACGCGCTGGCTTTTGAGCACTTACGAAATTGAAAAAAAGTTTAAACGTAAACTTTAA
- a CDS encoding undecaprenyl/decaprenyl-phosphate alpha-N-acetylglucosaminyl 1-phosphate transferase, whose product MELIVVKLIFAFLTSFLFTLYLVPLFSSIAFKLGVLDVPDGRIKKHEKPIPYLGGVAVYVGFILSLALTLSFDNRLIFLLVGATLLLFIGLIDDLINLKPYQKFAGQFIAAFCLVRSGLYLKESFFLNNFWGIPLSMLWILSIVNAFNLIDVMDGLACSAAASAGITFFIFACLSQQWQVALLLASFIGPVVAFLWYNKPPASIYLGDAGSLFIGGVLAIVPFLQTWSLHNPFAFIAPAIILAIPLLEVGTLIVVRTYKGIPFYKPSPDHFSIYLRQNGWTKFNILLYVFSLSLGLFLSSLAIVLNKVSFLQFVLLSIIFCFIWFFFLLINFRLPVKFVRSS is encoded by the coding sequence ATGGAGCTGATAGTAGTTAAGCTGATTTTTGCGTTTCTCACATCATTTCTTTTTACTCTCTACTTAGTTCCACTTTTTTCATCAATAGCGTTTAAGTTGGGCGTTCTAGATGTACCGGATGGCCGAATCAAGAAGCACGAAAAGCCGATACCGTATCTTGGAGGCGTTGCTGTTTATGTCGGTTTTATACTTTCGTTAGCCCTTACGCTTTCTTTTGATAATAGGCTCATTTTTTTACTCGTGGGCGCAACATTATTGCTTTTTATTGGCCTTATTGACGATCTGATTAACCTCAAACCATATCAAAAATTTGCAGGACAGTTTATTGCTGCATTTTGCTTGGTTCGCTCCGGCCTTTATTTAAAAGAAAGTTTTTTTCTGAATAACTTTTGGGGCATTCCGCTTTCGATGCTTTGGATTCTTTCTATTGTTAATGCCTTTAATCTAATCGATGTCATGGATGGGCTTGCGTGTTCAGCAGCTGCAAGCGCTGGAATTACTTTTTTTATTTTTGCTTGCTTGAGTCAGCAATGGCAGGTAGCTCTTTTATTAGCTTCTTTTATAGGCCCTGTTGTTGCATTCTTATGGTATAATAAGCCGCCAGCGAGTATTTATTTGGGTGATGCGGGGTCGCTTTTTATTGGTGGCGTGTTGGCCATTGTTCCTTTTTTGCAGACCTGGAGCCTTCACAATCCGTTTGCTTTCATTGCGCCGGCAATTATTTTAGCAATACCGCTCTTAGAAGTGGGAACATTAATTGTTGTTCGGACGTATAAAGGTATTCCTTTTTACAAGCCAAGCCCCGATCATTTCTCAATTTACCTCCGCCAAAACGGATGGACAAAATTTAACATATTATTATACGTTTTTTCCCTTTCTTTGGGACTTTTTTTGAGTTCGCTGGCAATTGTTTTAAATAAAGTCTCATTTTTACAGTTTGTCTTACTATCGATAATATTCTGTTTTATCTGGTTCTTTTTTCTTCTGATCAATTTCCGTTTGCCAGTAAAATTTGTGAGATCTTCCTAA
- a CDS encoding M23 family metallopeptidase: protein MRMKIIVLFGVFLATGLMSWRGYHYFFDASSPDCLLTGIENNNFYAGDVYCILAGNDGFKVSDISVWLDGTPLLTKYKINSRRFEHPFTVPTKTLPNGKHILKVEVTNGTYSRKKIVEERSFFVDNDPLQAAFVRPESDLKVFQGRTLHLQFQVNKDIDHAIATAFSNNFECFPESKNSRIYECFIPISCEDVPSEYVASVDIVDKTGRTCRLDGKFQVIMFPFKKQLLHVSAEKMKLEHELGVSNDLLEGELEKLAKQSPKEKLWAGTFYPPIEIQAVSTDFGTIRTTQEKGRYVHKAVDVLNTPKSVVWAPQDGIVVVKNRYAHSGNTVVIDHGCGILSLFFHLDDFAEITPGKKIKRGSPLGTLGKTGYASGYHLHWEMRINNIQIDPLQWIKPNFLVS from the coding sequence ATGCGCATGAAAATTATTGTTTTATTTGGCGTTTTTCTCGCTACAGGTTTAATGTCGTGGCGCGGCTATCATTATTTTTTTGATGCCTCTTCGCCAGACTGCCTTCTAACAGGAATCGAGAATAATAATTTTTACGCAGGAGATGTTTATTGTATTCTTGCCGGCAATGATGGTTTCAAAGTTTCAGATATTTCTGTTTGGCTCGATGGCACACCGCTATTAACAAAGTATAAAATAAACAGTCGCCGCTTTGAGCATCCATTTACGGTCCCGACCAAAACGTTACCAAATGGCAAACATATATTAAAGGTAGAAGTAACCAACGGCACCTATTCTAGAAAAAAAATAGTAGAAGAACGCTCATTCTTTGTGGATAATGATCCTTTGCAAGCAGCATTTGTACGCCCAGAATCGGATTTAAAAGTATTTCAAGGCCGCACGCTTCATCTACAATTCCAAGTTAATAAAGATATAGATCATGCTATCGCAACAGCATTCTCAAATAATTTTGAGTGTTTTCCTGAATCAAAAAATTCACGCATCTACGAATGCTTTATTCCTATTTCATGCGAAGATGTGCCAAGCGAATATGTAGCTTCGGTCGACATTGTCGATAAAACAGGGCGCACCTGCAGACTCGATGGCAAATTCCAGGTGATTATGTTTCCGTTTAAGAAACAATTATTGCATGTAAGTGCAGAAAAAATGAAACTCGAGCATGAATTGGGCGTGAGCAACGATTTGCTCGAGGGCGAGCTTGAAAAATTAGCAAAACAATCGCCTAAAGAAAAACTGTGGGCTGGCACTTTTTACCCGCCAATCGAAATTCAGGCGGTATCGACCGATTTTGGAACGATTCGTACAACACAAGAAAAAGGGCGCTATGTTCACAAGGCAGTGGACGTTCTAAATACACCAAAGAGTGTTGTCTGGGCACCGCAAGATGGCATCGTTGTTGTGAAAAACCGCTACGCGCATAGCGGTAACACGGTCGTTATCGATCACGGTTGCGGTATCTTATCACTCTTCTTTCATTTAGATGATTTTGCGGAGATTACGCCAGGAAAAAAAATAAAACGTGGCAGCCCGCTCGGTACACTTGGCAAAACAGGTTATGCAAGTGGATACCATTTACATTGGGAAATGAGAATTAATAACATACAAATAGATCCATTACAATGGATAAAGCCAAACTTCTTAGTAAGCTGA
- the nusA gene encoding transcription termination factor NusA: MKLSQVIEELVEEKGLDRTLLGSIICDGLLAAYNKRFPDLVFQVSYNRKTDEIETKVHKKVVTSVEDEDAEISLRKARAINPEAEVGTDLAVPFEGKIGRIEILRAKQVIATKIRGVEAAAVFNEYKDRKDTIVHGTIHKCERNGMSLKLDDSLAFLPNSLSLPTDKCIVGYSIRALLKDVLEEPRNDYQLILDRASADFVRRLFELEIPEIFEKIVEIKKIVRIPGYKTKVAVISHDKNIDPVGTCVGVGGVRIKPILKELGGEKIDVIPWRESVDDMIADALKPAVISRVEVIDASNAQVWLDEDQRSLAIGKMGQNIALASQLVGLNLNLVQGERTRDHGIDLGHESNGTIE, encoded by the coding sequence GTGAAACTTTCTCAGGTAATCGAGGAGCTAGTAGAAGAAAAAGGCCTCGACCGAACTCTTTTAGGCTCAATTATTTGCGATGGATTGCTGGCTGCTTACAACAAGCGGTTCCCGGATCTTGTTTTTCAGGTTTCATATAACCGCAAAACAGATGAGATTGAGACCAAGGTTCACAAAAAAGTAGTGACATCCGTTGAAGACGAAGATGCGGAAATTTCCCTAAGAAAAGCAAGGGCAATAAACCCTGAAGCCGAAGTGGGAACAGATTTAGCAGTCCCGTTTGAGGGAAAAATTGGCCGTATTGAGATTTTGCGCGCAAAGCAAGTTATCGCGACAAAAATCCGCGGCGTTGAAGCTGCTGCTGTTTTCAATGAATATAAAGACCGTAAAGATACGATTGTTCACGGGACGATACATAAATGCGAGCGCAATGGCATGTCCCTTAAGCTGGACGACTCGTTAGCCTTTTTGCCAAATTCTCTTTCGCTCCCGACAGATAAATGCATTGTTGGTTATTCAATTCGCGCCTTATTAAAGGACGTTTTAGAAGAGCCGCGCAATGACTATCAGTTGATTCTGGATCGCGCGTCGGCAGATTTTGTACGACGCCTTTTCGAGCTAGAAATTCCTGAAATTTTTGAAAAAATCGTTGAGATTAAAAAAATAGTTCGCATTCCGGGTTACAAAACCAAGGTTGCTGTGATTTCCCACGATAAGAACATTGATCCCGTAGGCACCTGTGTGGGTGTTGGCGGTGTTCGTATTAAGCCAATTCTAAAAGAGTTGGGGGGCGAAAAAATTGACGTTATACCTTGGCGCGAGTCAGTTGATGATATGATAGCCGATGCGCTAAAACCTGCGGTTATAAGCCGTGTTGAGGTTATTGACGCTTCTAATGCACAAGTGTGGCTAGATGAAGATCAAAGATCGCTCGCTATAGGAAAGATGGGCCAAAACATTGCATTGGCGTCGCAACTTGTAGGTCTTAATCTTAATCTCGTTCAGGGTGAAAGAACCCGTGACCATGGTATTGACTTAGGCCATGAGTCTAATGGTACGATTGAATAA
- a CDS encoding PilN domain-containing protein gives MKKTVNLFYLLPPKHQESLKFWYRISWILLAAALIIVLSINACQLMHIMYAKTKRDELIVAQRNNPFCESLEALQTQKNNFQRSLEKIGRYQSATKVPLELLNYISSVIPKDTALTQIAYQDKTSLTVSGQTHNLRSLEQFLESLKKSNHYKTIKLDSLHHGRDTKDENSLIDFRLIAALI, from the coding sequence ATGAAAAAAACAGTTAATCTTTTTTATCTTCTGCCGCCAAAGCATCAAGAATCGCTTAAATTTTGGTATCGTATTTCTTGGATCCTTCTGGCTGCTGCTTTGATAATTGTCTTAAGCATTAATGCATGCCAATTAATGCACATCATGTACGCAAAAACAAAAAGAGATGAGCTCATTGTTGCACAGCGCAATAATCCCTTTTGTGAATCATTAGAAGCACTCCAAACACAAAAAAATAATTTCCAACGTTCACTCGAGAAAATAGGGCGCTATCAATCTGCAACAAAAGTGCCGCTCGAACTACTGAATTACATTTCATCGGTCATTCCAAAAGATACCGCACTTACGCAAATTGCATATCAAGATAAAACATCACTCACGGTAAGTGGCCAAACACACAATTTGCGATCGCTTGAACAATTTTTAGAATCATTGAAAAAATCCAATCATTATAAAACAATTAAGCTCGATTCTCTCCATCACGGACGAGATACAAAAGATGAAAATAGTTTGATCGATTTTCGCCTCATAGCAGCACTTATATAA
- a CDS encoding ComEC/Rec2 family competence protein codes for MPIILIPIWLIYTEKIRSDYAWVILIGIFFSLGAYHYEKTVGDYKKNTALIAGKSSCVRGTITDINNLDHPRFKQLVSLAITEAHSTDNSLIKEIIGKNIHIYTAKKSQLTVDDQIELRNVAIKLPTKKSIELYLQKENALGILVRDFNTEQLVHRPTNSIRRWIYEKKMQLFSRLRSRMSAKTFTFFSAFFLGNRKINKNENDALKKSCKNWGISHYLARSGLHLVIFIMAWEYILRFIPLAFFIKQFILLLLTILYFLLTWNSISFLRAFLTFLCYRFFVLSSMQSHTLHAIILVSLVVLLCNPSQLFFLDFQLSFGITFLLSWINQFRMREKRMAQQNS; via the coding sequence TTGCCCATTATACTAATTCCAATATGGCTCATTTATACAGAAAAAATTCGCTCTGATTATGCATGGGTAATTCTCATTGGAATTTTTTTTAGCCTCGGTGCCTACCATTATGAAAAAACAGTTGGTGATTATAAAAAAAATACCGCTTTAATTGCAGGAAAATCTAGTTGCGTGCGTGGAACTATTACCGATATTAATAATTTGGATCATCCACGATTTAAACAGCTTGTGTCGCTGGCAATAACCGAAGCGCACAGTACAGATAATTCATTAATTAAAGAAATAATCGGAAAAAATATTCACATCTACACCGCAAAAAAATCGCAACTCACGGTTGATGATCAAATTGAATTGCGCAACGTTGCCATAAAACTCCCTACAAAAAAATCGATTGAACTTTATCTGCAAAAAGAAAATGCTCTAGGAATTCTGGTTCGTGATTTTAATACTGAGCAACTTGTGCATAGGCCAACAAATTCGATACGGCGCTGGATATACGAAAAAAAGATGCAGCTCTTTTCCCGCTTAAGAAGTCGGATGTCTGCTAAAACTTTCACTTTTTTTTCCGCATTTTTTCTTGGAAATAGAAAAATAAATAAAAATGAAAATGACGCACTAAAAAAATCATGTAAAAACTGGGGAATTTCTCACTATTTAGCAAGATCCGGGCTTCATCTGGTTATATTTATCATGGCGTGGGAATATATACTGCGCTTTATCCCATTGGCCTTCTTTATCAAACAATTCATTCTACTATTGTTAACAATTTTATACTTTCTTCTTACCTGGAACAGCATTTCATTCCTCAGGGCTTTCCTGACTTTTCTTTGCTATAGGTTTTTTGTTTTAAGTAGCATGCAATCTCATACGCTTCATGCAATTATTCTCGTCAGCCTTGTAGTACTCCTATGCAATCCAAGCCAACTTTTCTTTCTCGATTTTCAATTGAGCTTTGGCATTACCTTTCTTCTTTCATGGATTAATCAGTTTAGAATGCGAGAGAAAAGAATGGCACAGCAAAATTCTTGA
- a CDS encoding translation initiation factor IF-2, with translation MQSMRVYEFAKLLSVSNKELIAELATNGFEVKSHMAALSPEAIDFLNKKVTEKKNLESAQKQVPSKDEKAALHTQSRVDKPQATKIETPQPAPKEAPALRPQAPRVFTEQKVATRITEEPMSSIEVVAVPMTVGQLAEKIKKPASELIITLLRQGIVCAKNQLLTEKMIESIGRQFGFSVVAPKAEKRDVQQRVSVATQGEHLRKPIVVIIGHVDHGKTTLLDFIRKTRVASREKGGITQHLGAYEAETPQGGLIFLDTPGHEAFKNIRGRGLNIADIAVLVVAADDSVMPQTVEALKTAQAAQVPIIVAVNKIDKADKTRLEVVKRDLTRYDLVPEEWGGQTVIVPISGKTGQGVDQLLELIVLQSQIMDLRSQEDRTAQGFVLESKQEKGRGPVATVICRDGTLHVGDYFLAGTLVGKVTSLVNSYGHQLKKVGPSVPVQVGGFTELPQAGDVFKAISEAEYKKVRDGRSTGVQPVLAKKVFSGEGINFIVKTDSTLTQEALITSLEKVSEKMDEKFQIIAAGVGNITESDIEFASDTRSQIIALHVKVEPSAALAAQKTKVSIRLYDIIYKLLEDVEAQLQKAAPIKMVAKKIGEAVVRKVFDIKNVGVIAGSYVKEGRFVRDARVTVWRGKKKVAEGPIRGLERDRKSVKEVHAGFEFAFLVDGFNEWEVDDRVECFIDIPDNK, from the coding sequence ATGCAATCCATGAGAGTGTACGAGTTTGCAAAGCTGCTCAGTGTTTCAAACAAAGAGCTAATAGCTGAGCTGGCGACCAACGGCTTTGAGGTCAAGAGCCACATGGCTGCGCTGTCTCCCGAAGCAATTGATTTTCTCAATAAAAAAGTTACTGAAAAGAAAAATTTAGAATCGGCACAGAAACAAGTGCCATCAAAAGATGAAAAGGCAGCATTGCATACTCAATCACGGGTTGATAAACCTCAAGCAACAAAGATAGAAACGCCACAACCAGCACCAAAAGAGGCGCCGGCACTACGCCCTCAAGCTCCTCGTGTTTTCACCGAACAAAAAGTAGCGACGAGAATCACTGAAGAGCCAATGAGCTCGATTGAAGTAGTTGCTGTTCCGATGACCGTAGGTCAGCTAGCTGAAAAAATTAAGAAACCTGCGAGTGAGCTCATAATTACGCTTCTTCGCCAAGGAATCGTGTGCGCAAAAAATCAATTGCTTACTGAGAAAATGATCGAGTCCATTGGAAGACAATTTGGATTTTCTGTCGTTGCACCTAAAGCTGAAAAAAGAGATGTGCAGCAACGAGTGAGTGTCGCAACGCAAGGCGAGCATTTACGCAAGCCTATCGTTGTGATTATTGGTCACGTGGATCATGGCAAAACAACGTTGCTTGATTTTATTCGTAAAACTCGCGTTGCATCTCGAGAAAAAGGCGGGATTACTCAACATCTTGGTGCCTATGAGGCAGAAACCCCGCAGGGTGGCTTGATTTTCTTAGATACTCCCGGCCATGAAGCTTTTAAAAATATTCGCGGCCGTGGTTTAAATATTGCTGATATTGCAGTGCTCGTTGTCGCAGCAGATGATAGCGTTATGCCACAAACGGTCGAAGCATTAAAGACCGCACAAGCGGCGCAAGTGCCGATTATTGTTGCAGTTAACAAAATAGATAAAGCAGATAAAACTCGTCTTGAAGTTGTTAAGCGTGATCTTACGCGTTACGATCTTGTTCCTGAAGAATGGGGCGGGCAAACTGTTATTGTTCCAATCTCTGGAAAAACAGGGCAGGGCGTTGATCAACTTCTTGAACTTATAGTTCTTCAATCACAAATTATGGATCTTCGTTCTCAGGAAGACAGAACCGCTCAAGGTTTTGTTCTAGAATCGAAGCAAGAAAAAGGGCGAGGGCCAGTTGCAACTGTTATTTGTCGCGATGGAACATTACATGTAGGCGACTATTTCTTGGCTGGCACGTTGGTTGGCAAGGTAACCTCGCTAGTTAATTCTTATGGTCATCAACTCAAAAAAGTAGGGCCTTCTGTTCCTGTTCAAGTGGGTGGTTTCACCGAGTTACCTCAAGCTGGAGATGTGTTTAAAGCCATTTCCGAAGCTGAGTATAAAAAGGTGAGAGATGGCCGCTCTACGGGAGTTCAGCCTGTTCTTGCCAAAAAAGTTTTCTCAGGAGAAGGCATCAACTTCATCGTTAAAACTGATAGTACGCTGACGCAAGAAGCTCTTATTACTTCTCTTGAAAAAGTATCTGAAAAGATGGATGAGAAATTTCAAATTATCGCTGCAGGCGTTGGAAACATCACAGAAAGCGATATTGAATTTGCATCCGATACTCGATCCCAAATTATAGCTTTGCATGTTAAAGTGGAACCAAGCGCCGCTCTTGCTGCACAAAAAACAAAAGTATCGATTCGTTTATATGATATCATCTACAAGCTTCTAGAAGATGTTGAAGCTCAACTGCAAAAAGCCGCTCCAATAAAAATGGTAGCTAAGAAAATTGGCGAAGCAGTAGTGCGCAAAGTATTCGACATTAAAAATGTAGGTGTTATTGCCGGTTCGTATGTAAAAGAAGGCAGATTTGTTCGGGATGCACGCGTTACGGTTTGGCGCGGCAAGAAAAAGGTTGCTGAAGGTCCAATTCGCGGGTTAGAGCGCGATAGGAAATCGGTAAAAGAAGTTCATGCTGGATTTGAATTTGCTTTCCTTGTCGATGGTTTCAACGAATGGGAAGTTGATGATCGAGTAGAATGCTTCATTGATATACCGGACAACAAATAG